A window of Castanea sativa cultivar Marrone di Chiusa Pesio chromosome 1, ASM4071231v1 contains these coding sequences:
- the LOC142622868 gene encoding laccase-14-like encodes MGIKNIGLVLALFLGLLFLDGLFLCMADHHEITFDLEMKPFNKLCNGTINKLVVDDFPGPQINVRRGDTASITVSNNEGYNVTIHWHGLSQRKNPWSDGPEYITQCPIHPKSEFTYEIKFEDEEGTLWWHAHSDWVRATVHGAIVVKPAEGTAYPFDEPADDFVIILGEWYNRDMNSTVIDTLEIGGDPDKSDSYTINGFPGPQDNCPSESAYNITVIHGKTYLLRIVNAAMNEEMFFGIQDHNITVVGQDGAYIKPLDTSYIMITPGQTMDVLLKADRPLGSYYMVASAFFDSLAPYDPNVTSGVVHYSGESAVSPSPSPATDNFPVYPSFLPRVKAREAADDFTKRIRFQETPQLPMDVPQEIDERIFITVSVNELPCEKNNSCGAGPNGNSRHYASLNNISLLTPTRDILDAYYNNFIANAPSPAPLPFETDFPAFPPTTFDYTGADLSEPNMLGTKVLMIEYGKNVEIVFQGTNIGNPENHPMHLHGYSFYLVGTGCGNFYTDDPNYHHDYNLVDPPKVNTIGVPKGGWAAIRFKADNPGVWFMHCHLERHASWGMAGVLIVKNGEQEDQKMNGPPSGGMPKC; translated from the exons AtgggaataaaaaatattggtcTGGTCCTAGCACTATTCCTAGGTCTTTTGTTTCTGGATGGGCTGTTTCTTTGCATGGCTGATCACCACGAAATCACCTTTGAT CTGGAGATGAAACCTTTTAACAAGCTGTGTAACGGGACCATCAACAAATTGGTTGTGGACGACTTCCCTGGCCCACAAATTAATGTCCGCAGAGGTGATACGGCTTCTATTACTGTTAGTAATAACGAAGGCTATAATGTTACCATTCACTG GCATGGATTATCGCAACGAAAAAATCCATGGTCAGATGGTCCTGAGTATATTACACAATGTCCCATCCACCCAAAAAGTGAGTTCACTTATGAGATTAAATTTGAGGATGAAGAAGGAACTCTATGGTGGCATGCCCATAGCGACTGGGTACGTGCCACAGTACATGGCGCCATTGTTGTTAAACCTGCTGAGGGAACAGCTTATCCATTTGACGAGCCAGCTGACGATTTCGTAATCATACTTG GGGAATGGTACAACAGAGACATGAACTCAACGGTCATTGATACCTTGGAAATAGGAGGTGATCCAGACAAATCAGATTCTTACACTATCAATGGTTTTCCAGGACCTCAAGACAACTGCCCTAGTG AAAGTGCATATAATATTACTGTTATACATGGCAAGACATATCTTCTCCGCATAGTGAATGCGGCGATGAATGAAGAAATGTTCTTCGGAATCCAAGACCACAACATCACAGTGGTGGGTCAAGATGGCGCATACATAAAGCCCTTAGACACCAGTTACATCATGATTACCCCAGGACAAACAATGGACGTGTTGCTTAAAGCAGATCGTCCGTTGGGTTCCTATTACATGGTTGCTAGCGCTTTTTTTGATTCACTGGCTCCGTACGATCCAAACGTAACTTCAGGAGTTGTGCATTACAGTGGGGAATCAGCTGTGAGTCCTAGTCCTAGTCCTGCAACAGACAACTTCCCTGTTTATCCATCATTCCTTCCTCGTGTCAAAGCTAGGGAAGCCGCAGACGACTTCACAAAAAGAATAAGGTTTCAGGAAACTCCACAACTACCGATGGATGTCCCACAAGAAATTGATGAAAGAATCTTCATCACAGTTTCTGTAAATGAGTTGCcttgtgaaaaaaataattcctGTGGAGCTGGGCCAAATGGTAATAGCAGGCACTATGCAAGCTTAAACAACATAAGTTTGCTGACCCCAACAAGGGATATATTGGATGCATACTACAA CAACTTTATCGCCAATGCCCCTTCTCCTGCTCCTCTTCCTTTTGAGACTGATTTTCCGGCTTTTCCTCCGACTACTTTTGACTACACGGGAGCTGATCTGTCCGAACCAAACATGTTAGGGACCAAGGTATTGATGATAGAGTATGGTAAAAATGTGGAAATAGTGTTCCAAGGGACTAATATTGGGAATCCAGAGAACCATCCAATGCATCTTCATGGTTATAGCTTCTACTTGGTTGGGACGGGTTGTGGGAACTTTTACACCGACGACCCTAATTACCATCATGATTACAATTTAGTTGATCCACCCAAAGTTAACACAATTGGAGTTCCCAAAGGTGGTTGGGCTGCGATCAGATTTAAAGCTGATAATCCCG GGGTTTGGTTTATGCATTGTCATTTGGAAAGGCACGCCAGTTGGGGTATGGCCGGAGTCCTCATTGTGAAGAATGGAGAACAAGAAGATCAAAAAATGAATGGTCCTCCATCTGGTGGTATGCCTAAATGTTGA